From the Anaerolineae bacterium genome, the window GTTGGTCCCAATCTCCTGCCGGATGTGAGCCATCTGCTGGCCAATGGTAACTACTTCCGGCGATACCACCTCATCTACATCCGGGTCGGGCGGCTTAATGGCCAGGGCCTCGCGGGCCGCCTGGAGCAAATCGGCCACGCTATGCGCGCCGGGAATGAGTTTTGGCTCTATTTTCAGGGTCAGCGGCGCCACCCGCACAAAACTGCGTTGCCCCTTATCCTCAATCTCCTTGAACTGGCCGGCCAACGCTTTGAACTGCTTATAAAGCAACAACTGGCGGGCCAACTCGTCGCCCACATCCTCTTCTTCATCCTCGATGACGCTGGCCGGTGGCCGCGGCAGTAACACTTCAGACTTGATCAGGATCAATTTGGCCGCCACCACCAAAAAGTCGGTCAGTTCGTCGGGGTTGACTTCTCTGAGAATGTCCAGGTAAGCCAGGTATTGATCGGTGACGCGGGCCAGAGAAATTTTGGTAACGTCCAGCTCTTCCCGCTCAATCAGGTTTAATAACAAATCCAACGGCCCTTCAAAATCGGGCAGTTCAACGGTGTATGCGTTTGTCGCGTCGCCTACAGT encodes:
- a CDS encoding segregation/condensation protein A yields the protein ITTLIFLDLEVPDKFIQLLKCQLVFEPSRTERDNYSVEVIQTVGDATNAYTVELPDFEGPLDLLLNLIEREELDVTKISLARVTDQYLAYLDILREVNPDELTDFLVVAAKLILIKSEVLLPRPPASVIEDEEEDVGDELARQLLLYKQFKALAGQFKEIEDKGQRSFVRVAPLTLKIEPKLIPGAHSVADLLQAAREALAIKPPDPDVDEVVSPEVVTIGQQMAHIRQEIGTNRQVSFQKLLTRSHSRLEIIVTLLAVLELIKRRLVRVEQTGLFGDIVISQNEISPQLTEAEWAELTGMTDVS